In Desulfopila inferna, the DNA window ATTCCGGGTGCCCTTGGGGTACAAACGAGAGATCAGCCTCTTACGTCATCGTCAGTATATGATTTTTCAAAGACCGGAATGCCACTCATAAAAAGATCAGAACTCGACAACGCACTGCCCTCTATTTTGGTCCGGGAAGGACCGCGGATATTTCTTTTTTTCGGTGAGCGTTTTCTCTGCCGTAAGGCCGTGGATGAACTGCAACACGCCCTTCTCAACTGGAAAAATGGCATAGTATGCTCAATTGACGGAGACCGGGAGGATATTGCCCAGACTCTCTCAAAACTGATGAGTTTCAGCCTCCTTCCCGGACTACAGCTATATCGGGTTAACGATACCCGGCTCTTTCATTCCAAAAACATCAGTGAAACAGTGTGGCGCCAAACCCAGGATGCTTATCAGGCCAATCGCCTCCAGCAGGCCGCCAAATATATGGGGGACATGTACCACCTCGCCTCTCTTGCCCCCGAGCAGCGTCAACCCCTCTCTGAAATGAGCGATGGCCAGTGGCAGGACCTCTTTGGTCTGGCGAAGCCGGCTGATCTCGGCTGGACAGATGCACTTTTTGAGATCATCCGGGAAAAGGATATGGCTGGTCCGACGGCCACGGATCTTCCCGAAAAATTCATACAGAGTTTTCAAAAAGGACTTCCACCCGACAATATACTTATCCTGACCGCGGAAAATGTCGACAAACGCAAAAGGCTTTTTACGTATATCAAGGAACACGGCGTCATAGTCGATTGTTCCGTCGCCGAAGGTGGCGCCGCCGCCCAGAGAGCTCAGAAGTTCATCCTGCAGGAGATGATGGAAAAGACACTGGCCCGGTTCAACAAAACCATCGAACCCGGCGCCCTGGAAATCTTCTTTGAACGCATAGGTTTTCATCCTGTGGCCGTGGTCACCGAAACCGAAAAGCTGGCACTTTACTGTGGTGACAGACCTAAAATAACCCTTCAGGATATTAAGCAGATGGTGGGCAGAAGCAGGGAAGATGCCCTTTTCGAACTGACCGATCATTTCGGTAAACGACAGCTCGGCAAGACGCTGATCACTCTCGCTCACCTGTTGGAAAACGGCGTCCATGGCCTGGCTATCCTGGCTACAATGCGCAATTACGTGCGCAAGCTGCTCATTTTCAGAATCATGCAGCTGCAGCCTGAACCGCCCTTCAGGAGAGGGATGAACGTCAAATATTTCCAGGAAAACTATCTTCCTCAGCTGAAAGAGACGGGGCAGTGGCCGGATCTGCTCAAGGGACATCCCTATGCATTGTTCATGAGTTTCAGTAAGGCCCAGGAATTCCATTGCTCCACCTTGAAGTCATGGCTCGAACAGATCCTCCTTGCTGAATTTCGTCTCAAGGGGTCGGGGCTTCCCGAGCGGCTGGTACTGGAACAGCTCATGGTGGCTCTCGTAAAAAAAACGGGCGTTGCCCAGAATTGACAGTAAGGTTGTTTTAAGGCTGTATTCCAAAATTAAATCTGGTTTCTTCTTTGCAGGTCATGATAAAATAGAGCAAACAAATTAATTTTATTCTTTTCTTAAAAACTGTGAGTATCCTGCAGGGATTCGATATTGAAAAACTCCAGTTCGTAACTACTTTACCACTAAAGGAAGCAGAATTGAGGCTATTCACATCACGTAAATATGGACTATGAGCAACACCAAAAAGGAAGAATCAGTTTCAACAAAAGAGAAAATCGAGACCCGGGAACCACCGCTGTACAAAGTGCTCCTTCACAATGATGACTACACAACAATGGAATTTGTTATAGCGATACTGGAAAATGTTTTTCATAAATCGAATGCGGACGCCACGCGAATTATGCTGAACGTACACCACGAAGGAGTGGGAGTAGCCGGGATTTTCACCAAGGAAATCAGTGAAACAAAAATATCAATAGTCCATGAATTAGCCCAGAAGAATAATTTTCCGCTCAGATGTTCCATGGAGATCATCTGAGTAAAAACATTGCCAATAGATATACACATGCTCAGTAAAACATTAGAAATGGCCCTGATCAGGGCGATACGGGAAGCCAAAAGCCACAATCATGAATATGTGACCGTCGAGCATATGCTCTATGGACTGCTTCATGACGATCTGACAAACTACATTATCTCAGAATGTGGCGGTTCAATCGATAATCTTAAAATGAAACTCGAAGAGTTTTTCCTCGGCGGGATTCCGCAGCTCTCTCCCCAGGCTGAAAACGAGCCTGCACAGACTTTGGCATTCAACCGCGTCTTGCAAAGGGCCGTGGCACATGTCCAAAGCTGCGGGAAAATGGAGGTCGACAGCGGCGATGTACTGGTTTCGATATTTTCGGAGTCGGAATCCCATGCCGTTCATTTTCTCGGCAGCGAAGGGGTTGGAAGAATGGCCGTGGTCAATTTCGTCTCCCATGAGATGCCTGAGAATCTGCAGAAGGAACCTATGCCCAAGCCTCCGGAAAGTCCGAAGAAGAAGGAAGGAAGCGTGGAGGATAAAGCCCTTGAAGAGTTTACCATTAATCTGACCCAGCAGGCTGCTGAAGGTAAGCTTGATCCACTGATCGGGCGTGAAATTGAAATAACCAGGATCATGCAGGTGTTGTGCCGCAGGAAGAAGAACAATCCATTGCTGGTGGGCGAACCGGGCGTCGGTAAAACCGCGATGGCGGAAGGATTGGCCATCTCCATACATAAAGACACTGTAGACCGTTTAAACGATAAAGAATCTGCCGTACCGGACCTCCTGCGCGACGTTGACATACATCTGCTTGACATGGGTGCGCTGGTTGCCGGAACGAAATACAGAGGGGATTTTGAGAAGCGGCTCAAAAACGTTGTATCGGCTATCGAAAAGAAGGATAATGCCATTCTTTTTATCGATGAAATGCATACCGTGGTCGGTGCAGGTGCCACCAGCGGCGGCTCCATGGATGCCTCCAATCTTCTTAAACCTGCACTGCAGGCGGGAATATTGCGCTGCATTGGTTCCACCACGTATGAAGAGTATAAAAACCATATTGAAAAGGATCGCGCGCTCTCACGCAGGTTCCAGAAGATTGATATAGAGGAGCCGAGTCTCGATGACACCAAACTTATTCTCGAAGGCCTGAAGAAACGGTATGAAAATCATCACCGCGTCCGTTATTCCAAGAACGCCATTGCTTCCATTGCTGAACTTGCAGACCGCTATATCACCGAACGGTTTCTGCCGGATAAAGCAATTGATGTAATGGATGAAGTCGGCTCGCTTTTCAGAATGAACGGAAAACTCGACAAGACCGTGAAGGTTGGGGATGTCGAGCAGGTTGTTTCGCGCATGGCCAGGGTACCGGCGAAAAGCAGCTCCCGCAGCGAAACTCTTTCGCTCAAGGAGCTCGATGGCCGGCTCAAGTCCGTTATTTTCGGTCAGGATAAGGCCATTGACGCCGTGGTTCAGGCGGTTAAGCGCTCCCGGGCCGGTCTGGGAAATCCTGAATCTCCGACGGGCAGTTTTCTCTTTGCCGGTCCGACAGGTGTAGGAAAAACCGAAGTGGCGCGGCAGCTTGCCGATAAACTCTCTGTTCACTTTGAGCGTTTTGATATGAGTGAATACATGGAGAAGCATGCTGTAGCACGGCTGATTGGGGCGCCTCCAGGATATGTCGGATTTGATCAGGGTGGATTACTGACCGAGGCCATCCGGAAACATCCCTATTCCGTCCTTCTCCTCGACGAGATAGAAAAGGCCCACAGCGATATCTTTTCGATTCTCCTCCAGGTCATGGATCATTCGACCCTTACGGATAATACCGGCAGAAAAGCTGATTTCAGAAATGTTATCATTATCATGACCACCAATGCCGGGGCCCGGGAGATGAGCAATAGCGCCATAGGGTTTGTTACCACCCATAAGAAGAGTGAAGACAAGGCTGCTGTGAATAAATTGTTTTCACCGGAATTCAGGAATCGTCTCGACGGCATCATCTCCTTTGATTCTCTTGATACCGATACCATGGAGAAGGTGGTCGATAAACTGATGCTCGAACTTAAGAGTCAGTTGGCCGAAAGGAAGGTCAGCATCGTCCTCAGCGACAGTGCCAGAACCTGGCTGGCCACAAAAGGATATGACCCCTCTTATGGTGCCCGTCCTTTAAGAAGATTGATTATGAAGGAAATCGGAGATGTATTGACCGAAGAAATTCTGTTTGGAGAGCTCAACCGGGGAGGAGCAGCTACCGTCGACCTACAGGACGACAAGCTCACTTTCACCTATGAGAAATAAATCGCCGGGGGTCCTGCCTGTTCTCAGCAGGACCCTTTGATAACATTCCGGCAGGCCTTGAAATTGACCTTCCCGGATTGATCATCACGTATTCCTCTTGTTCACTGCTCCCGCGCACCCCTCTAATTGAACCATTTTCCTTATCGTCGATTAACCACAGGGTTTTCAGCCTTGTTTCATTTCCCTGAATACGCTACTATATTTCGGCGTAGGTGTCTTTCTCCGTATAGGTGGTGACCCAAGGGCGGCCAATACCTCAGGGTTTAAAGGGACCTGAAAAGATCCGCTTATCGGAAGAGCTGGATATATTTTGGGTTTTCAGAGGATCGCATGTCAACCAACGATCACAGACTTATAGCAGATCATAAAGAAGTCGTCAAAACCTTACGGCTCTATAAAAATATCACCCTCATCGACACCTCCGGGGAACCGGTTGATGAGTATGATATTGAATATAAAGTAAAAGGGTTTATCATCGACCCTGATGGAAAAATCACGACCAGCAAGCGTCACCGCATAAAGATCAGAATCCCCTTTGGTTATCCTCACTTTCCTCCTACAATTAATCCCTTAAGCCCGATTTTCCACCCGGAAATCGACGATCATGTCGTTCCTATCGCCAACTACTGGGAAGGAAATAATTCATTGCCCGACCTTATACTTCATATCGGCAATATGATCTGTGGCAGGTTTCACAGCAGCGAAAAACCAATTAACAAAGAAGCTGCCGATTTTTATGAGAAAAACAAAAGCAGCCTGCCCCTGGATTCACTCAAACTTGTTGAGGAAAATAAATCTCCTATACAAAAGGAGCCCAGGCAGTTCAGGATCCCGGCTTCCCTGTTCTACATAACTTCGGTGTTCATTGTACTCATACTTATTGGTGGCGGCGGTCTTTTTCTTTACGAAAAATGGCGTCTCAATCAATCTGCCGAGGTATTCAAAAATGCTGTGGTCTATCATGGGGAAAGAGAGTTTATAAAGGCACGGGAAACTGCGGAAGTGGCCCAGGGAAAGCTCACCGATTTTTATTTGTTGAACGGTTCCGGAAAATTACTACAAGAGAAAATCAGTTTGTTCCTGCAATCGAAATCGTTGCTGGAAGGACTCAAAGGCAACATTAAATATCGCGACGAATATATCAGCATGGAAAAGGCTCAGCAACTCGAGTTTCTCACGGAACTTCTTGCCGAGGCAGAAAGATACACCGAAAAGCGGGAATTACAGGCAGCCGTGGATACCTACAACTCGGCTATTGAGTATGCCGACAAGCACGGTTTCCAATCCGAAAAAGAAAATTTTCTGCCGGATCATGTCAAATTACAATTAGAACTGCTTGTTGCCGAATCAGAGAAGGCCCATCTCAGTAAAAACCGGGAATGGGCAATAGAAAAGCATATCAATGTGCTGAATTTCATAGAAAAATACAGGAAATACCTTAAAGGCGCGGATAAACAGTCTGTACAAACAGGATATATGCTCCTTATCGACCAGATAGCCTTGTATAGCAGAGAAGCACTTGAGGCGGAAAATAATAATGAATTTGTGTCGTCGTTGAAGTACCACAAAATGCTCATAGATCTTATAAGAAAAGCGGATGCTACCGACAACATCACCCTGAAAAACACACTGTCCGATTCAATACAGAAGGTCACCTATCTCACCGAGAAAATCAATATCGAGCAAAGAAGGGAATGGCTGCTCAAGAATTACAGGGAAATTTTCCAGATACACTATCCGACGATAGCGGTGTCCGCATTGCGTACACCCCAGGCGGTTTTCATAAAATATGATGCTGATAACCTGGTCTTCGATCTCAGCTGCCTGGAAAAAGGATTGGGAAGTGTGGTCCGGCTGAGAATATTCTACCAGTACAATCCAGCCACTCAGGGTTGGAGCGTCTATCGCGGAGATATAGAAACTAACTGAAATTCTTAATGAAGAAACATTGCAGTACAGAGTTTTTATGAGCACCATTCTCTCCCACGGTTTGGAGGATACGATGAAACTTTTGGCATTTATATCGGCACTTATGGCAGGCCTTTTGACAAGCACGACTTCCTCTGCAGAGTCGAATCTCAGTGCTGAAACAGAGGATTGTCTGATGTGCCATACCGAGCTGCATCCCGGGCTGGTCGCTTCCTGGCAAAACAGCCGCCATAGCCGAAGCGCTCCGGAGCAGGCCATGGAAAAACCCGAACTGCAACGACGCATATCGTCGGAAACGATTGCTGAAAGCCTCCTCAATGTAGCCGTGGGTTGTTATGAATGCCATTCCCTCCGTCCCGACGAGCATAAGGATTCCTTCGAACATAACGGCTATAGGATTAACGTTGTCGTCAGCCCCGCTGACTGCGCCACCTGCCATGCGGTTGAGGCCGACCAATATTCCCGTAACCTTATGTCTCACGCCCATGGCAATCTGGTAGACAATCCGCTCTATCGCGACCTCATCTCAGTCGTCAATAATCACTATACCTACGCGGATAATCAGCTCACAATCGGAGAGGGCAACCGCCTCACCGACTATGAATCATGTCTTTATTGTCATGGAACAAGGGTAGAGATGAAGGGGCTGGTATCCAGGGATACCGATTTTGGCGAGATGAAATTCCCGGATCTTGAAGGCTGGCCCAACCAGGGTGTAGGCCGGATCAATCCCGACGGCAGCAAGGGTGCCTGCACCTCCTGTCATCCGCGTCATGATTTTGCAATTGAAACAGCACGCCAGCCCTACACCTGCTCTGAATGCCACAAGGGACCGGACGTTCCGGCCTACAAGGTGTATCAGGTCAGTAAACATGGAAATGTTTTCAATTCCACCGGGTCTGCATTCGATTTCAGCACTGTACCCTGGACTATCGGCCGTGACTTTTCTGCTCCCACCTGCGCGACATGCCATACCAGCCTGATTGTCAGCGAGGAT includes these proteins:
- a CDS encoding ubiquitin-conjugating enzyme E2 — protein: MSTNDHRLIADHKEVVKTLRLYKNITLIDTSGEPVDEYDIEYKVKGFIIDPDGKITTSKRHRIKIRIPFGYPHFPPTINPLSPIFHPEIDDHVVPIANYWEGNNSLPDLILHIGNMICGRFHSSEKPINKEAADFYEKNKSSLPLDSLKLVEENKSPIQKEPRQFRIPASLFYITSVFIVLILIGGGGLFLYEKWRLNQSAEVFKNAVVYHGEREFIKARETAEVAQGKLTDFYLLNGSGKLLQEKISLFLQSKSLLEGLKGNIKYRDEYISMEKAQQLEFLTELLAEAERYTEKRELQAAVDTYNSAIEYADKHGFQSEKENFLPDHVKLQLELLVAESEKAHLSKNREWAIEKHINVLNFIEKYRKYLKGADKQSVQTGYMLLIDQIALYSREALEAENNNEFVSSLKYHKMLIDLIRKADATDNITLKNTLSDSIQKVTYLTEKINIEQRREWLLKNYREIFQIHYPTIAVSALRTPQAVFIKYDADNLVFDLSCLEKGLGSVVRLRIFYQYNPATQGWSVYRGDIETN
- the clpA gene encoding ATP-dependent Clp protease ATP-binding subunit ClpA — protein: MLSKTLEMALIRAIREAKSHNHEYVTVEHMLYGLLHDDLTNYIISECGGSIDNLKMKLEEFFLGGIPQLSPQAENEPAQTLAFNRVLQRAVAHVQSCGKMEVDSGDVLVSIFSESESHAVHFLGSEGVGRMAVVNFVSHEMPENLQKEPMPKPPESPKKKEGSVEDKALEEFTINLTQQAAEGKLDPLIGREIEITRIMQVLCRRKKNNPLLVGEPGVGKTAMAEGLAISIHKDTVDRLNDKESAVPDLLRDVDIHLLDMGALVAGTKYRGDFEKRLKNVVSAIEKKDNAILFIDEMHTVVGAGATSGGSMDASNLLKPALQAGILRCIGSTTYEEYKNHIEKDRALSRRFQKIDIEEPSLDDTKLILEGLKKRYENHHRVRYSKNAIASIAELADRYITERFLPDKAIDVMDEVGSLFRMNGKLDKTVKVGDVEQVVSRMARVPAKSSSRSETLSLKELDGRLKSVIFGQDKAIDAVVQAVKRSRAGLGNPESPTGSFLFAGPTGVGKTEVARQLADKLSVHFERFDMSEYMEKHAVARLIGAPPGYVGFDQGGLLTEAIRKHPYSVLLLDEIEKAHSDIFSILLQVMDHSTLTDNTGRKADFRNVIIIMTTNAGAREMSNSAIGFVTTHKKSEDKAAVNKLFSPEFRNRLDGIISFDSLDTDTMEKVVDKLMLELKSQLAERKVSIVLSDSARTWLATKGYDPSYGARPLRRLIMKEIGDVLTEEILFGELNRGGAATVDLQDDKLTFTYEK
- a CDS encoding multiheme c-type cytochrome; the protein is MKLLAFISALMAGLLTSTTSSAESNLSAETEDCLMCHTELHPGLVASWQNSRHSRSAPEQAMEKPELQRRISSETIAESLLNVAVGCYECHSLRPDEHKDSFEHNGYRINVVVSPADCATCHAVEADQYSRNLMSHAHGNLVDNPLYRDLISVVNNHYTYADNQLTIGEGNRLTDYESCLYCHGTRVEMKGLVSRDTDFGEMKFPDLEGWPNQGVGRINPDGSKGACTSCHPRHDFAIETARQPYTCSECHKGPDVPAYKVYQVSKHGNVFNSTGSAFDFSTVPWTIGRDFSAPTCATCHTSLIVSEDESVIAERTHQFNDRLSWRLFGVPYAHPHPRKADLSDIVNTKGLPLAVELNGEPVADYVLTKEQMQENNDRMKSICRSCHSTPWVDNHFERLDNTIKTTNNNTYEATKILLDIWAGDFEHGLPQGGNIFDEEAERLWTSIWLFYANSTRFASAMAGGGDYGVFAKGRFQTAEQINRLLERLKLYHALQNKNTDSGKD
- the holA gene encoding DNA polymerase III subunit delta, translating into MPLIKRSELDNALPSILVREGPRIFLFFGERFLCRKAVDELQHALLNWKNGIVCSIDGDREDIAQTLSKLMSFSLLPGLQLYRVNDTRLFHSKNISETVWRQTQDAYQANRLQQAAKYMGDMYHLASLAPEQRQPLSEMSDGQWQDLFGLAKPADLGWTDALFEIIREKDMAGPTATDLPEKFIQSFQKGLPPDNILILTAENVDKRKRLFTYIKEHGVIVDCSVAEGGAAAQRAQKFILQEMMEKTLARFNKTIEPGALEIFFERIGFHPVAVVTETEKLALYCGDRPKITLQDIKQMVGRSREDALFELTDHFGKRQLGKTLITLAHLLENGVHGLAILATMRNYVRKLLIFRIMQLQPEPPFRRGMNVKYFQENYLPQLKETGQWPDLLKGHPYALFMSFSKAQEFHCSTLKSWLEQILLAEFRLKGSGLPERLVLEQLMVALVKKTGVAQN
- the clpS gene encoding ATP-dependent Clp protease adapter ClpS, whose amino-acid sequence is MSNTKKEESVSTKEKIETREPPLYKVLLHNDDYTTMEFVIAILENVFHKSNADATRIMLNVHHEGVGVAGIFTKEISETKISIVHELAQKNNFPLRCSMEII